Proteins from one Vicia villosa cultivar HV-30 ecotype Madison, WI unplaced genomic scaffold, Vvil1.0 ctg.002260F_1_1, whole genome shotgun sequence genomic window:
- the LOC131638328 gene encoding digalactosyldiacylglycerol synthase 2, chloroplastic produces MDKKQHFAIFTTASLPWLTGTAVNPLFRAAFLYKAGERNVTLLIPWLSLKDQKVVYPNNMTFESPEEQEKYIRQWLEDRLGFTSGFSIKFYPGKFSRDKRSILAVGDISEMIPDEEADIAVLEEPEHLTWYHHGKRWKTKFRLVIGIIHTNYLEYVKREKNGNLQAFLLKYLNNWVVGIYCHKVIRLSAATQDYPGSIVCNVHGVNPKFLEIGKKKRDQQQNEDNNAFTKGAYFIGKMVWSKGYKELLQLLNKHQKELSALELDLFGSGEDSDEVQKAAKKLEMTVRVHPGRDHADELFHDFRLFLNPSTTDVVCTTTAEALAMGKIVVCADHCSNEFFKQFPNCWTYNNPEEFVQLTLKALAEKPDQPTDDQRHDLSWEAATERFLKAADLDKPSERKLLSRSTSNYLSTSLSLQQTVEDASAYVHHVASGFEISRRIFGAIPDSLQPDEQLRKELGYSKSFKK; encoded by the exons ATGGATAAGAAACAGCATTTTGCAATTTTCACAACTGCTAGCCTTCCATGGTTGACCGGAACCGCGGTGAACCCTCTCTTTCGTGCGGCGTTTCTTTACAAAGCCGGGGAAAGGAATGTCACCTTGTTGATCCCTTGGTTATCTTTGAAAGATCAGAAAGTTGTATATCCGAACAATATGACGTTCGAGTCTCCAGAAGAGCAGGAGAAATATATACGCCAATGGCTCGAGGACAGACTTGGATTCACATCTGGTTTCAGCATAAAGTTTTATCCCGGAAAG TTTTCTAGAGATAAAAGGAGCATTCTTGCTGTTGGTGATATTTCAGAAATGATCCCTGATGAAGAAGCAGATATTGCTGTTCTAGAGGAGCCAGAGCATCTGACTTGGTATCACCATGGGAAAAGATGGAAAACTAAATTCAGGCTAGTTATAGGAATTATTCACACAAATTATTTAGAATATGTGAAGAGAGAGAAGAATGGAAACCTGCAAGCGTTTTTACTGAAATATTTGAACAACTGGGTTGTTGGTATATACTGTCACAAG GTAATCAGACTATCTGCTGCTACTCAGGATTACCCTGGGTCCATCGTCTGTAACGTTCATGGAGTTAATCCAAAGTTCCTTGAGATTGGCAAGAAAAAAAGAGATCAACAACAAAACGAAGATAATAATGCCTTTACCAAAGGTGCCTATTTTATTGGGAAGATGGTATGGAGCAAAGGCTACAAGGAGCTGCTCCAACTTCTTAATAAGCATCAAAAGGAATTATCTGCTCTTGAGCTTGATTTGTTTGGAAGTGGAGAGGACTCTGATGAAGTTCAAAAAGCTGCTAAAAAGCTTGAAATGACCGTTAGAGTTCATCCTGGCCGTGATCATGCTGATGAACTATTTCATGA TTTCAGATTGTTTCTTAATCCGAGCACAACAGACGTGGTTTGCACGACTACAGCAGAAGCTTTGGCAATGGGAAAAATTGTTGTGTGCGCAGACCATTGCTCAAATGAATTTTTCAAGCAGTTCCCGAATTGTTGGACGTATAATAACCCCGAGGAATTTGTTCAACTCACACTTAAGGCATTGGCTGAAAAGCCTGACCAGCCTACTGATGATCAGAGGCACGACCTTTCATGGGAGGCTGCCACAGAACGGTTTCTTAAGGCCGCTGACCTTGACAAGCCGTCCGAGAGAAAATTATTGTCAAGAAGTACCTCAAACTATCTCTCCACTTCATTAAGTTTGCAACAAACAGTTGAGGATGCATCAGCATATGTACATCATGTAGCTTCTGGGTTTGAAATATCGCGAAGAATATTTGGTGCCATTCCAGATAGCTTGCAACCAGATGAACAGCTACGCAAGGAACTCGGATATTCTAAATCTTTTAAGAAATAA
- the LOC131638322 gene encoding uncharacterized protein LOC131638322: MRRATAEPPVEVKLKVVVDGIQPVQMRLHKSLRLWTFYADLEESLGNLESTQADYERIMEIRIATPQIIINYTKFLEENNFFEDAFKVYERGVKIFKYPHARDIWVTYLYKFVKRHGKEKLKRARELFENAVEMVIICLKLFSQ; the protein is encoded by the exons ATGAGGCGGGCTACTGCAGAGCCACCAGTCGAGGTTAAACTAAAAG TGGTGGTTGATGGGATTCAACCGGTTCAGATGAGACTTCATAAATCATTGAGATTGTGGACCTTTTATGCTGATTTGGAGGAAAGTCTAGGTAATTTGGAGTCTACTCAGGCAGATTACGAACGGATTATGGAAATACGAATAGCCACACCACAAATAATAATCAATTATACAAAGTTTCTAGAG GAGAACAACTTCTTTGAAGATGCTTTTAAGGTTTATGAAAGAGGAGTGAAGATATTTAAGTACCCACATGCTAGAGATATTTGGGTTACATATTTGTATAAATTTGTGAAGAGACACGGAAAGGAAAAATTGAAGAGAGCGAGAGAGTTGTTTGAGAATGCAGTTGAAATGGTAATTATTTGCCTCAAATTATTCTCTCAGTAA